From Solidesulfovibrio carbinoliphilus subsp. oakridgensis, the proteins below share one genomic window:
- the murB gene encoding UDP-N-acetylmuramate dehydrogenase has product MEYGQGAVDLTDCNSYRVAAVAACCLFPRDAAALAEALRPGVGQAVHLLGHGCNVILSRPYYDASHRFVCTRVLEPTIAVEGSRVTAGAGARLRDLCRAAARAGLAGLEHLWDIPGSVGGAACMNAGAYGASFYDGLVAVTAYFPGESALRRLSREACRPAYRTTAFQGASAVIVRVELDLPPDDPAAILAEMGRIGRLRRSKLPYDRPSAGSVFRRPDGAPPVGKIMEEAGMKGFAIGGARVSRRHGGFIVNAGNATGADILAVAAAMREAARRLYGVELVLEQVVI; this is encoded by the coding sequence GTGGAGTATGGCCAGGGCGCGGTCGATCTGACGGACTGCAATTCGTACCGGGTGGCGGCTGTGGCCGCCTGCTGCCTCTTTCCGCGCGACGCGGCCGCGTTGGCCGAGGCCCTGCGGCCCGGGGTCGGGCAGGCGGTCCATCTCCTCGGCCACGGCTGCAACGTGATCCTGTCGCGGCCCTATTACGACGCGTCGCACCGGTTCGTGTGCACCCGGGTTCTGGAGCCGACGATTGCGGTAGAAGGGTCGCGGGTCACGGCCGGGGCCGGGGCGCGGCTTCGCGACCTGTGCCGGGCCGCGGCCCGGGCCGGACTGGCCGGCCTCGAACACCTGTGGGACATCCCCGGCAGTGTGGGCGGCGCGGCCTGCATGAACGCCGGGGCCTACGGCGCGTCGTTCTACGACGGCCTGGTGGCCGTCACCGCCTATTTCCCCGGGGAAAGCGCGCTGCGCCGGCTGTCGCGCGAGGCATGCCGGCCGGCCTACCGGACCACGGCCTTCCAGGGCGCGAGCGCGGTCATCGTCAGGGTGGAGCTTGACCTGCCGCCGGACGATCCGGCCGCAATCCTGGCCGAAATGGGCCGGATCGGCAGGCTGCGCCGCTCGAAGCTGCCCTACGACCGGCCGAGCGCCGGCAGCGTCTTTCGCCGCCCCGACGGCGCGCCGCCGGTCGGGAAGATCATGGAAGAGGCGGGGATGAAGGGATTTGCCATCGGCGGGGCCCGGGTCTCGCGCCGCCACGGCGGGTTCATCGTCAACGCCGGGAATGCCACCGGGGCCGACATCCTGGCCGTGGCCGCAGCCATGCGGGAGGCCGCCCGCCGGCTCTACGGCGTGGAACTGGTCCTGGAGCAGGTGGTCATCTAG